The Streptomyces sp. NBC_01255 genome window below encodes:
- a CDS encoding winged helix-turn-helix transcriptional regulator, translating to MTTDAYLADCRARLAFDLLSNTWNAVLIWVLRDGPGRPGQLRERIGGISPKVLTETLRRLEFNGLVERKAYAEAPPRVEYELTALGRSLLDPIEAFGAWAFEHGDEVMAAQERHGG from the coding sequence GTGACGACCGACGCCTATCTCGCCGACTGCCGTGCCCGCCTCGCCTTCGACCTTCTCTCCAACACCTGGAACGCGGTGCTGATCTGGGTCCTGCGGGACGGTCCCGGACGCCCCGGCCAACTGCGCGAGCGCATCGGCGGCATCAGCCCGAAGGTCCTGACCGAGACGCTGCGGCGGCTGGAGTTCAACGGGCTGGTGGAACGGAAGGCCTATGCCGAGGCGCCGCCCCGGGTCGAGTACGAACTCACCGCCCTTGGAAGGTCGTTGCTCGACCCGATCGAGGCGTTCGGGGCCTGGGCCTTCGAGCACGGCGACGAGGTCATGGCCGCCCAGGAACGACACGGCGGGTGA
- a CDS encoding nuclear transport factor 2 family protein — MTIPVSHLTDPTVRAFVTALNANDEQALHGLLTPDATMTDDGSDRDLREWLDREVFSSRGHMGVESEADDGRVLVATYRNDTWGEMRTKWQFTVEGGKISRFETGQA, encoded by the coding sequence ATGACGATCCCCGTGAGCCACCTCACCGACCCGACCGTGCGTGCCTTCGTCACGGCTCTCAACGCCAACGACGAGCAGGCCCTCCACGGGCTCCTGACCCCCGACGCGACCATGACCGACGACGGCTCCGACCGCGATCTCCGCGAGTGGCTCGACCGGGAGGTCTTCTCCTCCCGCGGGCACATGGGCGTCGAGTCGGAGGCGGACGACGGGCGGGTGCTCGTCGCCACCTACCGCAACGACACCTGGGGCGAGATGCGGACCAAGTGGCAGTTCACCGTCGAGGGAGGGAAGATCTCCCGCTTCGAGACCGGCCAGGCGTAA
- a CDS encoding SDR family oxidoreductase, with product MGHASRVRCAPMSIAVVTGAGSGIGRSVALALAEAGWSVALAGRRATALEETAAALPAGDFLTVPTDVTSAAEVAALFAAVRDRYGRVDLLFNNAGTFAGGGVPVEDLDPETWRAVVDVNLTGAFLCAQAAFRAMKEQDPQGGRIINNGSISAHVPRPHSIAYTATKHAMTGLTKSLSLDGRPYRIACGQLDIGNAATEMTARMQTGILQADGQLAAEPVMDAADVAATVVHMAALPLEANVQFATVMATAMPYIGRG from the coding sequence ATGGGGCACGCGTCTCGCGTACGCTGCGCGCCCATGAGCATCGCAGTGGTGACGGGAGCGGGATCGGGCATCGGCCGGAGCGTGGCACTGGCCCTCGCGGAGGCCGGCTGGTCGGTGGCCCTGGCCGGCCGCAGGGCCACGGCCCTGGAGGAGACCGCCGCGGCTCTCCCGGCGGGCGACTTCCTGACGGTCCCGACGGACGTGACCTCGGCGGCGGAGGTCGCGGCGCTCTTCGCGGCCGTACGGGACCGGTACGGACGGGTCGACCTGCTCTTCAACAACGCCGGTACGTTCGCGGGCGGCGGCGTTCCCGTCGAGGACCTGGACCCGGAGACCTGGCGCGCGGTCGTCGACGTCAACCTGACGGGCGCGTTCCTCTGCGCTCAGGCGGCCTTCCGGGCCATGAAGGAGCAGGACCCGCAGGGCGGCCGGATCATCAACAACGGCTCGATCTCCGCGCACGTGCCGCGCCCGCACTCGATCGCGTACACGGCGACGAAGCACGCCATGACGGGCCTGACGAAGTCACTGTCGCTCGACGGGCGCCCGTACCGGATCGCCTGCGGCCAGCTCGACATCGGCAACGCGGCCACCGAGATGACGGCCCGCATGCAGACCGGCATCCTCCAGGCCGACGGGCAGCTGGCAGCGGAGCCGGTGATGGACGCGGCGGACGTCGCGGCGACGGTGGTGCACATGGCGGCGCTGCCGCTGGAGGCGAACGTCCAGTTCGCGACGGTGATGGCGACGGCGATGCCGTACATCGGCCGGGGCTAG
- a CDS encoding alkaline phosphatase D family protein, producing the protein MDHIQGRAQGHSEELRAAARHFGRRRFLTVTGAAAALAFATQLPAAGAAAAAELDGRRVTEDPFTLGVASGDPLPGSVLLWTRLAPRPFEPGGGLPASRVSVHWEIARDERFTRTVRRGRVTAHPEFSHTVHVEVDHLDPGRVFFYRFRVGDWTSPVGRTRTAPSPVARNSGLKLAAVSCQAYHDGYFTPYRHLAQEDVDVVFHLGDYLYEYAVNATGGARAYTDRTLPAVFNRETITLEDYRLRYGLYKSDPDLRAAHAAHPFVVTWDDHETENNYAGGTPENGVPPEEFLLRRAAAYRAYWEHQPLRRPQQPEGPDMRLYRRLRFGRLAQFDILDTRQYRSDQAYGDGWQVPGPESENPARTMTGAAQERWLLDGWRSARTRWNVLPQQVVFAERRDRPTADFKLSMDSWDGYPASRQRILAGAEAAGVENLMVLTGDVHVGYGLDIKADFRDPASRTLGTEIVATSISSGKDGADRPANYDKLTQANPHMRFYNGRRGYVTVALDEDGARADFRTVPYVTTPGAPVTTAASYVTEAGNPGLTPA; encoded by the coding sequence ATGGATCACATACAGGGCCGCGCGCAGGGTCATTCCGAGGAACTCCGCGCCGCCGCACGCCACTTCGGCCGCCGCCGGTTCCTCACCGTCACCGGGGCCGCCGCCGCGCTCGCCTTCGCCACCCAGCTGCCCGCCGCCGGCGCGGCGGCCGCCGCCGAGCTCGACGGCCGGCGCGTCACCGAGGACCCGTTCACCCTGGGGGTGGCATCCGGCGACCCGCTGCCCGGCTCCGTCCTGCTCTGGACCCGGCTCGCACCCCGCCCCTTCGAGCCCGGCGGCGGCCTGCCCGCGTCGCGCGTCTCCGTCCACTGGGAGATCGCCCGCGACGAGCGCTTCACCCGGACCGTCCGGCGCGGCCGGGTCACCGCGCATCCGGAGTTCAGCCACACCGTCCACGTCGAGGTCGACCACCTCGACCCCGGCCGCGTCTTCTTCTACCGCTTCCGCGTCGGCGACTGGACCAGCCCCGTCGGCCGCACCCGCACCGCCCCGTCGCCCGTCGCCCGGAACTCCGGGTTGAAGCTCGCCGCCGTCTCCTGCCAGGCCTACCACGACGGGTACTTCACGCCCTACCGCCACCTCGCGCAGGAGGACGTCGACGTCGTCTTCCACCTCGGCGACTACCTGTACGAGTACGCCGTCAACGCCACCGGCGGCGCCCGCGCCTACACCGACCGCACCCTCCCGGCCGTCTTCAACCGCGAGACGATCACCCTGGAGGACTACCGGCTGCGCTACGGGCTCTACAAGTCGGACCCCGACCTGCGCGCCGCGCACGCCGCCCACCCCTTCGTCGTCACCTGGGACGACCACGAGACCGAGAACAACTACGCGGGCGGCACCCCCGAGAACGGCGTCCCGCCGGAGGAGTTCCTGCTCCGCCGCGCCGCCGCCTACCGCGCCTACTGGGAACACCAGCCGCTGCGCCGCCCCCAGCAGCCGGAGGGCCCGGACATGCGGCTCTACCGGCGGCTGCGGTTCGGGCGCCTCGCGCAGTTCGACATCCTCGACACCCGCCAGTACCGCTCCGACCAGGCGTACGGGGACGGCTGGCAGGTCCCGGGCCCCGAGTCCGAGAACCCGGCCCGCACGATGACCGGCGCCGCGCAGGAGCGGTGGCTGCTCGACGGCTGGCGCTCCGCCCGCACCCGCTGGAACGTCCTGCCGCAGCAGGTCGTGTTCGCCGAGCGCCGCGACCGCCCCACCGCCGACTTCAAGCTCTCCATGGACTCCTGGGACGGCTACCCCGCCTCCCGGCAGCGGATCCTCGCGGGGGCGGAGGCCGCCGGCGTCGAGAACCTCATGGTGCTCACCGGCGACGTCCACGTCGGGTACGGCCTCGACATCAAGGCCGACTTCCGCGACCCGGCCTCCCGGACCCTCGGCACCGAGATCGTCGCCACCTCGATCAGCAGCGGCAAGGACGGCGCCGACCGGCCGGCCAACTACGACAAGCTCACCCAGGCCAACCCGCACATGCGGTTCTACAACGGGCGGCGCGGCTATGTGACGGTGGCGCTCGACGAGGACGGCGCCCGCGCCGACTTCCGTACGGTCCCGTACGTCACGACCCCGGGCGCCCCCGTCACCACCGCCGCCTCCTATGTGACGGAGGCGGGCAACCCGGGCCTCACACCCGCGTAG
- a CDS encoding Gfo/Idh/MocA family protein, whose product MKETVRWGILATGGIAERFTADLLTLEGAEVVAVASRTEASAKAFADRFGIPRAYGEWAGLFADEDVDVVYVATPHHAHREAAGRALEAGKAVLCEKALTLNAREAEELVTLSRDRGLFLMEAMWMYCNPLIRRLAELVRDGAIGEVRTVQADFGLQGPFAADHRLRDPAVGGGALLDLGVYPVSFAQLLLGEPDTVQAHALISPEGVDLNTGMLLGWDSGASALLSCSLVADTPLTASVTGTLGRIDVPRGFFFPERFTLHREGHEPEEFVNEDDPHSLRHEAAEVMRCLRAGATESALVPLDGSLAVMRTLDAVRERVGVRYPSEVAATRV is encoded by the coding sequence ATGAAGGAAACGGTTCGCTGGGGAATCCTGGCGACGGGCGGCATCGCGGAACGCTTCACGGCGGACCTGCTGACGCTCGAAGGCGCCGAGGTCGTCGCGGTGGCGTCCCGTACGGAGGCGTCCGCGAAGGCCTTCGCGGACCGGTTCGGGATCCCGCGGGCGTACGGCGAGTGGGCGGGGCTCTTCGCCGACGAGGACGTCGACGTCGTGTACGTGGCGACGCCGCACCACGCGCACCGGGAGGCGGCCGGCCGCGCCCTGGAGGCGGGAAAGGCGGTGCTCTGCGAGAAGGCTCTCACGCTCAACGCCCGCGAGGCGGAGGAATTGGTCACCCTCTCCCGGGACCGCGGCCTCTTCCTGATGGAGGCCATGTGGATGTACTGCAACCCTCTGATCCGGCGGCTCGCGGAACTCGTGCGGGACGGGGCGATCGGCGAGGTCAGGACCGTACAGGCGGACTTCGGGCTCCAGGGCCCCTTCGCGGCCGACCACCGGCTGCGGGACCCGGCGGTGGGCGGCGGGGCGCTGCTCGACCTGGGGGTGTACCCGGTGTCGTTCGCGCAGCTGCTGCTCGGCGAGCCGGACACCGTCCAGGCGCACGCGCTGATCTCGCCGGAGGGCGTCGACCTGAACACGGGGATGCTGCTGGGCTGGGACTCGGGCGCCTCGGCGCTGCTGTCCTGCTCGCTCGTCGCGGACACCCCTCTGACGGCGTCCGTGACGGGCACGCTCGGCCGGATCGACGTGCCGCGCGGCTTCTTCTTCCCCGAGCGGTTCACGCTGCACCGGGAGGGCCACGAGCCGGAGGAGTTCGTCAACGAGGACGACCCGCACTCGCTCCGGCACGAGGCCGCCGAGGTGATGCGCTGCCTGCGGGCGGGCGCGACGGAGTCGGCGCTCGTGCCGCTGGACGGTTCGCTCGCGGTGATGCGGACGCTCGACGCCGTACGGGAGCGCGTCGGCGTCCGCTATCCCTCCGAGGTGGCGGCTACGCGGGTGTGA
- a CDS encoding multidrug effflux MFS transporter, producing the protein MEQSMPESGQKTTQGHITESAPVAPAAGGVPAARSVGLLVTLVLGGLTALPPLSMDMYLPALPEVTGALHAPAATVQLTLTACLAGMALGQLVVGPMSDKWGRRRPLLVGMVVYVLATAVCALAPTAELLIGFRLLQGLAGAAGIVIARAVVRDLYDGVEMARFFSTLMLISGAAPIVAPLIGGQILRVTDWRGVFHVLTVIGILLTLVVWRFLGETLPPERRHEGGVGDALRTMRGLLADRVFTGYMLTGGLAFAALFAYISASPFVVQEIYGASPQTFSLLFGVNSIGLVIVGQINGKLLVGRVRLDKVLGWGVGTILLASLALLLMTAGVFGEVGLVPIAAGLFVLMSAMGLALPNTNAQALMRTPHAAGSASALLGTSSFLVGAVASPLVGIAGEHTAVPMAVVQLTCAALSLACFLGLCRPWQSGRTATGI; encoded by the coding sequence ATGGAGCAGTCGATGCCGGAGAGCGGCCAGAAAACAACACAAGGGCACATAACCGAGAGCGCTCCGGTCGCTCCGGCCGCCGGCGGCGTCCCCGCCGCCCGGAGCGTGGGACTGCTCGTCACCCTCGTCCTGGGCGGGCTCACCGCCCTGCCGCCGCTCTCCATGGACATGTACCTGCCGGCGCTGCCGGAGGTCACCGGAGCGCTCCACGCACCGGCCGCCACCGTCCAGCTCACGCTCACCGCCTGCCTCGCCGGCATGGCCCTCGGCCAGCTCGTCGTCGGCCCCATGAGCGACAAGTGGGGCCGCCGCCGCCCGCTGCTCGTCGGCATGGTCGTGTACGTCCTCGCCACCGCCGTCTGCGCCCTCGCGCCCACCGCCGAACTCCTCATCGGCTTCCGGCTGCTCCAGGGCCTCGCGGGCGCCGCCGGCATCGTCATCGCCCGCGCCGTCGTCCGCGACCTCTACGACGGCGTCGAGATGGCCCGCTTCTTCTCCACCCTGATGCTGATCTCCGGCGCCGCCCCGATCGTCGCGCCCCTCATCGGCGGCCAGATCCTCCGGGTCACCGACTGGCGGGGCGTCTTCCACGTCCTCACCGTCATCGGCATCCTGCTCACCCTCGTCGTCTGGCGCTTCCTCGGCGAGACGCTCCCGCCCGAGCGGCGCCACGAGGGCGGCGTCGGCGACGCACTGCGCACCATGCGCGGACTCCTCGCCGACCGGGTCTTCACCGGCTACATGCTGACCGGCGGGCTCGCCTTCGCGGCCCTCTTCGCGTACATCTCGGCCTCGCCGTTCGTCGTCCAGGAGATCTACGGGGCCTCGCCGCAGACCTTCAGCCTGCTCTTCGGCGTCAACTCGATCGGCCTCGTCATCGTCGGCCAGATCAACGGCAAGCTCCTCGTCGGCCGCGTCCGCCTCGACAAGGTGCTCGGCTGGGGCGTCGGGACCATCCTGCTCGCCTCCCTCGCCCTGCTCCTCATGACGGCCGGCGTCTTCGGCGAGGTCGGGCTCGTGCCGATCGCCGCCGGACTCTTCGTCCTCATGTCCGCGATGGGCCTGGCCCTGCCCAACACCAACGCCCAGGCCCTCATGCGGACCCCGCACGCGGCCGGCTCCGCCTCCGCGCTCCTCGGCACCTCGTCGTTCCTCGTCGGCGCCGTCGCCTCCCCGCTCGTCGGCATCGCGGGCGAGCACACGGCCGTCCCGATGGCCGTCGTCCAGCTCACCTGCGCCGCCCTGTCCCTGGCCTGCTTCCTGGGCCTGTGCCGCCCGTGGCAGTCGGGCAGGACGGCCACGGGCATCTGA
- a CDS encoding small ribosomal subunit Rsm22 family protein, giving the protein MNAPASPPSAESLRAALAGLLDGLPPTQAAKAVERLIANYRGTTPTDAPVLRDRSDVAAYAAYRMPATFEAVRGVLDALRDAAPDWAPATHTDVGGGTGAASWAVAEAWGEAPPRTTVLDWAEPALALGRELAAGALDAEWRRERIGTALKLADTDLVTVSYVLKELTAPDRTALVTEAARAARAVVIVEPGTPDGYERIIAARTLLIDAGFTVAAPCPHSGACPIVPGTDWCHFSARVSRSSLHRQVKGGSLPYEDEKYSYVAATRFPVTPVVSRVTRRPQIRKGLVQLDLCGPDGLARETVTKRHGPLYKQARNAEWGDSWPPETD; this is encoded by the coding sequence GTGAACGCCCCCGCCTCCCCTCCCTCCGCCGAGTCCCTGCGCGCCGCCCTCGCCGGGCTCCTCGACGGGCTGCCGCCCACCCAGGCGGCCAAGGCCGTCGAGCGGCTGATCGCCAACTACCGGGGCACCACCCCGACGGACGCCCCCGTGCTGCGCGACCGCTCCGACGTCGCCGCGTATGCCGCGTACCGGATGCCGGCGACCTTCGAGGCGGTACGGGGCGTCCTCGACGCCCTGCGGGACGCCGCGCCCGACTGGGCGCCCGCCACGCACACCGACGTCGGCGGCGGCACCGGCGCGGCGAGCTGGGCCGTCGCCGAGGCCTGGGGCGAGGCACCGCCCCGGACCACCGTCCTCGACTGGGCCGAGCCCGCCCTCGCGCTCGGCCGCGAGCTGGCGGCCGGCGCCCTCGACGCCGAATGGCGGCGCGAGCGGATCGGCACCGCGCTGAAGCTCGCGGACACCGACCTCGTCACCGTCTCGTACGTCCTCAAGGAACTCACCGCGCCCGACCGCACGGCGCTCGTGACCGAGGCGGCGCGCGCCGCGCGGGCGGTCGTGATCGTCGAGCCCGGCACCCCCGACGGCTACGAGCGGATCATCGCCGCCCGCACCCTGCTGATCGACGCCGGATTCACCGTCGCCGCGCCCTGCCCGCACAGCGGGGCCTGCCCGATCGTGCCGGGCACCGACTGGTGCCACTTCTCGGCCCGCGTGAGCAGGTCCTCGCTGCACCGCCAGGTGAAGGGCGGCTCCCTGCCGTACGAGGACGAGAAGTACAGCTACGTCGCGGCCACCAGGTTCCCGGTGACCCCGGTCGTCTCCCGCGTCACCCGCAGGCCGCAGATCCGCAAGGGCCTCGTCCAGCTCGACCTGTGCGGCCCCGACGGGCTCGCCCGGGAGACGGTCACCAAGCGCCACGGGCCCCTGTACAAGCAGGCCCGCAACGCCGAGTGGGGCGACTCCTGGCCGCCGGAGACCGACTGA